A DNA window from Porites lutea chromosome 6, jaPorLute2.1, whole genome shotgun sequence contains the following coding sequences:
- the LOC140941773 gene encoding uncharacterized protein, with protein MKRAFQEDCPNLPSTSESPDRKKSKLVNILFVCDEWNSSKGGLSTFNREFAINLAKASRDDFVIHCFVSQSSESDREDAGKNGVNLITAKSVPGTHDHLEWLRLAPSELPHPDVVIGHGRKFGTPAYCIVQNTKCKWIQFVHVFCEDLGKYKQTDTNTQTDAVEENEKKHKQEIRLCEAANTVVAVGSLLQQKYSRCLPVTKVHIITPGILDKFVNLSDQILANISHSPDEFSVFIFGRGSYEDLSLKGFDIIANALGSLGEKYKMTFVGSPEGQHRNIMDWFLQNTRITKRQLTVRGFCNQDEVKKMFYEADLVAMPSRTEGFDLIALEAISADVPVLLTSESGIAKALEQVDGGKSVIIKSEDPEEWSQRIRTLSEMKSKERLNTSINLRESYNKAFPWDTQCENFKEIILRMMSDNCCAESDEGKGVSSIHEKSVPVNIENIYRDFKAVNDDQDVGVLHAAAKHGEIEIIELLVSQGCLVDSRSREGLTPLMMAANHDEPNAFQLLLQNSADPSLKDNYGLSPLHYAAKGGNTSIIKNLLSLGVDIDSRGTQGTTALMFAAAFDKQSAFQLLIENGADPSLKADKELSLLHCAVQGGNTSIINKLSSLGLDIDSRSGAFNRTPLMCAAADGKQSAFEMLIQNGADISLKDYFHQNLLHFAAQGGDITIINKLLSLGLDINSRSLQDETPLMHAAADGKQSAFEMLVKNSADPFLKDNDGSSLLHHAANGGNTSIIDKLLSLGLDVDSRDSYGSSPLMRAAEWPQQRAFQMLIQKGADPFLKDKDGSSLLHCAAKGGNTSIINELLSLGLEIDSKDLSGKTLLTIATEFKNFEAVKFLLSKRACKSV; from the exons ATGAAGAGAGCGTTTCAAGAAGATTGTCCTAATTTACCAAGCACATCGGAGTCACCAGATAGAAAAAAGTCAAAGCTTGTTAACATATTGTTTGTTTGTGATGAGTGGAACTCCAGTAAGGGCGGTTTGTCTACTTTCAACAGAGAATTTGCAATCAATCTTGCTAAAGCATCAAGGGATGACTTTGTTATTCACTGTTTCGTCTCTCAGAGTAGTGAATCAGACAGAGAAGATGCTGGGAAAAATGGCGTGAATTTAATAACAGCAAAAAGTGTGCCGGGAACTCATGACCATCTGGAATGGCTGAGACTTGCTCCTTCGGAGCTCCCACATCCTGATGTTGTTATCGGCCATGGACGAAAGTTTGGCACCCCTGCTTATTGCATTGTACAAAATACCAAGTGCAAATGGATACAGTTTGTGCATGTATTTTGCGAAGACCTTGGAAAGTACAAGCAAACTGATACTAACACTCAAACAGATGCAGTGGAGGAGAATGAGAAGAAGCATAAACAGGAAATCAGACTTTGCGAGGCTGCAAACACCGTGGTCGCTGTTGGCTCACTATTACAGCAAAAGTACAGCAGATGTCTCCCAGTCACGAAAGTTCACATTATCACTCCTGGAATTTTGGATAAATTCGTCAACCTTTCAGATCAAATACTTGCCAATATTTCACATAGTCCTGACGAGTTCAGTGTCTTTATCTTTGGGAGAGGATCTTACGAAGATCTGTCACTCAAGGGCTTTGATATTATTGCCAATGCATTAGGTTCTCTTGGGGAGAAGTATAAGATGACATTTGTTGGTTCACCTGAAGGCCAACATAGAAATATAATGGACTGGTTCCTACAAAATACAAGAATAACAAAGAGGCAGTTAACAGTTCGTGGTTTCTGCAATCAAGAtgaagtgaaaaaaatgttCTATGAAGCAGACTTGGTTGCTATGCCTTCTCGTACGGAAGGCTTTGATCTGATTGCTCTGGAAGCCATTTCTGCTGATGTCCCTGTTCTTCTTACCAGTGAATCTGGAATAGCTAAAGCGTTGGAGCAAGTGGACGGTGGAAAGTCTGTTATCATTAAATCAGAAGATCCGGAAGAGTGGTCTCAAAGAATCAGAACTCTTTCCGAGATGAAGTCGAAAGAGAGACTTAACACGTCTATTAATCTCAGAGAAAGCTACAACAAGGCATTCCCTTGGGACACCCAGTGTGAGAATTTTAAAGAGATCATTTTGAGGATGATGAGTGACAACTGCTGTGCTGAAAGTGATGAAG GGAAAGGTGTCTCATCCATTCATGAGAAGTCTGTTCCAGTTAATATAGAAAACATTTACCGTGATTTCAAAGCCGTAAATGATGATCAAGATGTTGGTGTGTTACATGCTGCTGCAAAACACGGAGAAATTGAAATCATCGAGTTATTGGTGTCACAAGGATGCCTCGTAGATTCAAGGAGCAGGGAAGGTCTAACTCCACTAATGATGGCAGCTAATCATGACGAACCAAATGCTTTTCAGTTGTTGTTACAGAACAGTGCTGATCCATCGTTGAAAGACAACTATGGGTTGAGTCCGCTCCACTATGCTGCAAAAGGTGGTAATACATCCATTATCAAAAACCTGTTATCACTTGGTGTTGACATTGATTCAAGGGGCACACAAGGTACCACTGCACTGATGTTCGCAGCTGCTTTTGACAAGCAAAGTGCTTTTCAGCTGTTGATAGAAAACGGTGCTGATCCTTCTTTAAAAGCTGACAAAGAGTTGAGTCTGCTCCACTGTGCTGTTCAGGGTGGAAATACATCCATTATCAACAAGCTGTCATCACTTGGTCTTGACATTGATTCTAGGAGTGGTGCTTTTAACCGCACACCACTAATGTGTGCAGCTGCTGATGGTAAACAAAGTGCTTTTGAAATGCTGATACAAAATGGTGCAGATATATCTTTGAAAGACTATTTTCATCAAAATCTGCTCCACTTTGCTGCACAAGGAGGAGATATAACCATTATAAACAAGCTGTTATCTCTTGGTCTTGACATCAATTCAAGAAGCTTACAAGATGAAACGCCTCTAATGCATGCAGCTGCTGATGGCAAACAAAGTGCTTTTGAGATGTTGGTAAAGAATAGCGCTGATCCATTTTTGAAAGACAACGATGGTAGCAGTCTGCTCCACCATGCTGCAAACGGTGGAAATACATCCATTATTGATAAGCTGTTATCACTTGGTCTTGATGTTGACTCAAGGGATTCTTATGGCTCCTCCCCTCTAATGCGTGCTGCTGAGTGGCCTCAACAAAGAGCTTTTCAGATGTTGATACAAAAGGGTGCTGATCCTTTTTTGAAAGATAAGGATGGATCAAGCCTGCTCCACTGTGCTGCAAAAGGTGGAAATACATCCATTATCAACGAGCTGTTATCACTTGGTCTTGAAATTGATTCAAAAGACCTCAGTGGCAAAACTCTGTTGACTATAGCAAcggaatttaaaaattttgaagcAGTAAAATTTTTGCTTTCTAAAAGAGCATGTAAATCAGTGTAA
- the LOC140941902 gene encoding 52 kDa repressor of the inhibitor of the protein kinase-like: MTGNPPKNVLAHLELCALIPAVLTVKTSEEISELAKVLQAKWEHLLPVSSALESELFRWKGYCQQKALGDVSVTGLLSSHADNLFFPNIRELLKILAVLPIGSTEAERSFSCVRRIHTWLRSRMTTDRLSDLAVIAMHCHSIHIDRDKVYNKYMAIHPRRMMSASLLHD, encoded by the exons ATGACTGGCAACCCTCCGAAAAA TGTTTTGGCACACTTAGAGCTTTGCGCACTAATCCCTGCAGTTCTCACTGTCAAGACATCCGAGGAAATATCAGAGTTAGCAAAAGTACTTCAAGCAAAGTGGGAACACTTGCTCCCCGTCTCGTCCGCCCTTGAAAGCGAACTATTTCGATGGAAAGGCTACTGCCAGCAGAAGGCACTGGGCGACGTGTCTGTAACCGGCCTTCTGTCAAGCCATGcagataatttgttttttcccaACATAAGAGAGCTACTGAAGATTCTAGCTGTATTACCGATAGGCAGCACAGAGGCGGAGAGGTCGTTCTCTTGTGTGAGAAGAATCCACACCTGGTTAAGGAGCAGGATGACCACCGACAGGCTGTCGGATCTAGCCGTGATTGCCATGCATTGCCACAGTATCCATATCGATCGGGACAAAGTATACAACAAGTACATGGCAATCCACCCAAGGCGCATGATGTCAGCTTCTCTGCTCCATGATTGA